The following proteins are co-located in the Bordetella bronchialis genome:
- a CDS encoding MFS transporter, whose product MTDSSAVPHRLGLVLVALAVGSFAIGTTEFATMSLLPYFADSLGIDAPTAGHVISAYALGVVVGAPVLAVLGARLPRRTLLILLMGLFAIGNGLSAVAPNYHAMLAARFLSGLPHGAYFGIASLLASSLVPANRRTVAVGRVFLGLTFATIVGVPLANWLGQAVGWRWSFALVSLLAVLTMTSVRLFAPHTPADPTASPLRELGALRRVQVWLTLGIGAVGFGGLFAVYTYLADTLAAVTHVAPATVPLVLSVFGVGLTVGNMVVPLYADRAIMRTAGLLLLWTATVLALFPLMADKLWLIMLSVFLIGLGGALATVLQTRLMDVAEDAQGLAAALNHSAFNTANALGPFLGGLAIAAGHGWTSTGWVGSLLAIAAMPLWLLAVTLHRRRATAVGVVASRQAG is encoded by the coding sequence ATGACCGATTCCTCCGCCGTGCCGCACCGGCTCGGCCTTGTGCTTGTCGCGCTCGCCGTCGGCAGCTTCGCCATCGGCACCACCGAATTCGCCACCATGAGCCTGCTGCCGTACTTCGCGGACAGCCTGGGCATCGATGCGCCGACCGCCGGCCATGTCATCAGCGCCTATGCCCTGGGCGTGGTGGTGGGCGCGCCGGTATTGGCGGTGCTGGGCGCCAGGCTGCCGCGGCGCACGCTGCTGATCCTGCTCATGGGTTTGTTCGCCATCGGCAATGGCCTCAGCGCGGTGGCGCCGAATTATCACGCGATGCTGGCCGCGCGGTTTCTCAGCGGGCTGCCGCATGGCGCCTACTTCGGCATCGCGTCGCTGCTGGCCAGTTCCCTGGTCCCGGCCAACCGCCGCACGGTCGCGGTGGGACGCGTGTTCCTGGGCCTGACCTTCGCGACCATCGTCGGCGTTCCCTTGGCCAATTGGCTGGGCCAGGCAGTGGGCTGGCGCTGGAGCTTCGCCCTGGTTTCCTTGCTGGCCGTGCTGACGATGACCAGCGTGCGCCTGTTCGCGCCGCATACGCCCGCCGATCCCACGGCCAGCCCCTTGCGCGAGCTCGGCGCGCTGCGCCGGGTCCAGGTGTGGCTGACGCTGGGCATCGGTGCCGTCGGCTTCGGCGGGCTGTTCGCCGTCTACACCTACCTGGCCGATACCCTGGCCGCCGTGACGCACGTGGCGCCCGCCACCGTGCCCCTGGTCCTGAGCGTGTTCGGCGTGGGGCTTACCGTGGGCAATATGGTGGTGCCGCTGTATGCGGACCGCGCCATCATGCGCACCGCGGGACTGTTGCTGCTGTGGACGGCGACCGTGCTGGCGCTGTTTCCCTTGATGGCGGACAAGCTGTGGCTGATCATGTTGAGCGTCTTCCTGATCGGGCTGGGCGGGGCCCTTGCCACCGTGCTGCAGACCCGCTTGATGGACGTCGCCGAAGACGCGCAGGGACTGGCGGCGGCCTTGAACCATTCGGCTTTCAATACGGCCAATGCGCTGGGGCCTTTCCTGGGCGGCCTGGCGATCGCCGCCGGCCATGGATGGACGTCCACCGGCTGGGTGGGCAGCCTGTTGGCGATAGCGGCCATGCCGCTGTGGCTGCTGGCCGTGACCTTGCATCGCCGCCGCGCCACCGC
- a CDS encoding serine hydrolase domain-containing protein yields MIDSDTLSALVAEIFGPWVTPPDAPKKGGSVGFLVGITINKTRHYFTEGSIGLHGDGPMPRRQDIVFFIGSNSKVFTATLLPLAASQASNPVTADTPVASLLPTSVTFNQPNGQVLLWHLATHSAGFPFHVCGKRPHFGDYPFASLNEFLDAFQPPYAPGEYFAYSNPGFALLGDVLSHAFVTDTPSTEWDSTYMQWPSLVRKYVTEPLGMGSTHVDYSKVASRVAQGYVYKDRGGAPEYAKIDPPTWGIRSAALTSGALSSTLDDMLTFLEAQIDPSSVGDTALAQAIAATQQPWPSSDSLSMGLGWQRSNDYLDKDGALPGYNSYMAFDPHAKVGVFVLGNTDGDEAGGTVVHGGRTLLGKLRGATAQPSKFPKPPTTPQCPA; encoded by the coding sequence ATGATCGATTCCGACACCTTATCCGCCTTGGTCGCCGAAATCTTCGGTCCCTGGGTCACCCCGCCGGATGCTCCCAAGAAGGGCGGAAGCGTCGGCTTCCTTGTCGGGATCACGATCAATAAAACCCGCCATTACTTCACGGAAGGAAGTATCGGCCTGCATGGCGACGGCCCCATGCCGCGGCGCCAGGACATCGTTTTCTTCATCGGATCGAACTCCAAGGTGTTCACGGCCACCCTGCTGCCGCTGGCGGCGTCGCAGGCAAGCAATCCGGTCACCGCCGATACGCCCGTCGCGTCCCTGCTGCCCACCAGCGTCACCTTCAACCAGCCCAACGGGCAGGTACTGCTGTGGCACCTGGCCACGCACAGCGCCGGTTTCCCATTCCATGTATGCGGCAAACGGCCGCACTTCGGCGACTACCCTTTTGCGTCGCTGAACGAGTTTCTCGACGCCTTCCAGCCTCCGTATGCGCCCGGCGAATACTTCGCGTACAGCAATCCCGGCTTCGCATTGCTGGGCGACGTCCTGTCCCACGCCTTTGTCACGGATACACCGAGCACGGAATGGGACAGCACGTATATGCAGTGGCCATCCCTGGTCCGGAAGTACGTGACCGAGCCCCTGGGAATGGGGTCCACCCATGTGGATTACTCGAAGGTCGCGAGCCGTGTGGCCCAGGGCTACGTCTACAAGGACCGCGGCGGCGCACCGGAATACGCGAAGATCGATCCGCCGACGTGGGGCATACGATCGGCGGCGCTGACGTCCGGCGCGCTGTCCTCGACACTGGACGACATGCTGACATTCCTGGAAGCGCAGATCGATCCCTCTTCCGTCGGCGACACGGCGCTGGCGCAGGCCATCGCGGCCACGCAACAGCCATGGCCGTCCTCCGACTCGCTTTCGATGGGCCTGGGCTGGCAACGGTCGAACGACTATCTGGACAAGGACGGCGCGCTGCCTGGCTACAACTCCTACATGGCCTTCGACCCGCACGCCAAGGTGGGCGTTTTCGTCCTGGGAAATACCGACGGCGACGAGGCCGGCGGCACGGTGGTCCATGGCGGCCGCACCCTGCTGGGCAAGCTGCGTGGCGCCACCGCGCAGCCGTCGAAATTCCCCAAACCGCCCACGACGCCCCAGTGTCCCGCCTGA
- a CDS encoding S53 family peptidase has translation MTQEQEATVLQASALPAHLLTRPAGAADPGPTLHVALRLHPRGGDQAVFARAMQLGKEHPAQRRFLDAQGLAAEFGPPPEALDAVRAFCSQHGFTLHRVALGGLFATIVGKAGDLARAFGTELALYRHEDRVFRGYAGTLTLPATLAPHVAAVLGLDEVSSLACRLTDTIPCEVSMETMAENPPITVANEYYKYPTEFTGVGATVAFIEAYLALNNDDIQAYFSSLGLTVKLEVIRAMIDMGQPFCETQILPPEPDGEAMLDIKLTGAVAPGATLVVYGQAESYGYSCDPWVDSLLAALDRPAFPCHVMSISLGNPESAWGVQTVLSAHILFAIAGLQGVTVCVASGDYGALGKHNGKYMQNCAFPATSPFVLACGGTELLLDNQRNLQGEVVWNELVVAHQKCATGGGRSTMFGVPDYQQGMSLPDSFNKDMPAGRGIPDVAANAAESSGYALQPDNTGNYYGTSAAAPMWAALIARLIEGNGGKPLGFLNPWLYAAQLYGDAELCHPITQGNNGAPDSDVAFVAQAGVPWNACCGLGSPLGSNIAKALKIPTSGT, from the coding sequence ATGACGCAAGAACAAGAAGCGACGGTATTGCAAGCGAGCGCGTTGCCTGCGCATCTATTGACCCGGCCGGCCGGCGCCGCGGACCCGGGTCCCACACTGCACGTCGCCTTGCGATTGCATCCGCGCGGCGGCGACCAGGCCGTTTTCGCGCGCGCCATGCAACTGGGCAAGGAACATCCCGCGCAACGCCGCTTCCTGGATGCGCAGGGGCTGGCCGCGGAATTCGGCCCGCCGCCGGAGGCCCTGGATGCCGTCCGCGCGTTCTGCTCGCAACATGGCTTCACCCTGCACCGGGTGGCCCTGGGCGGCCTGTTCGCCACCATCGTCGGCAAGGCTGGCGACCTGGCGCGCGCCTTCGGCACCGAGCTGGCGTTGTATCGACATGAGGACCGCGTCTTCAGGGGCTACGCGGGTACGCTGACCCTGCCCGCCACCTTGGCGCCGCACGTCGCCGCGGTGCTGGGACTGGACGAGGTGTCATCCCTGGCGTGCCGGCTGACCGACACTATCCCCTGCGAAGTCAGCATGGAAACCATGGCGGAGAATCCGCCCATTACCGTGGCGAACGAGTATTACAAGTATCCGACCGAATTTACCGGCGTCGGCGCGACTGTCGCGTTCATCGAGGCCTACCTGGCGCTGAACAACGACGACATCCAAGCGTATTTCTCGAGCCTGGGCTTGACCGTAAAGCTCGAAGTGATACGCGCGATGATAGACATGGGCCAGCCCTTTTGCGAGACGCAGATCCTGCCGCCGGAACCGGATGGCGAAGCCATGTTGGACATCAAGCTCACTGGAGCGGTGGCGCCGGGCGCCACCCTCGTGGTCTACGGACAGGCGGAGAGCTACGGCTATAGCTGCGATCCCTGGGTCGATTCCTTGCTGGCGGCGCTGGACCGGCCCGCCTTCCCCTGCCACGTCATGTCCATCAGCCTGGGCAATCCGGAATCGGCCTGGGGCGTCCAGACCGTGCTGAGCGCGCATATCCTGTTCGCGATCGCGGGCTTGCAGGGCGTGACGGTCTGTGTGGCCTCCGGCGACTACGGTGCCTTGGGCAAACACAACGGCAAGTACATGCAGAACTGCGCCTTTCCCGCTACCTCGCCATTCGTACTGGCGTGCGGCGGCACGGAGCTCCTGCTCGATAACCAGCGCAACCTGCAGGGCGAAGTCGTATGGAATGAACTCGTGGTGGCCCATCAGAAGTGCGCGACGGGCGGCGGCCGCAGCACGATGTTCGGTGTGCCGGACTACCAGCAGGGAATGTCCCTGCCGGACTCCTTCAACAAGGATATGCCGGCGGGGCGCGGCATACCGGACGTCGCGGCCAACGCCGCGGAATCGAGCGGCTACGCACTGCAGCCCGATAACACGGGCAATTACTACGGAACCAGCGCGGCCGCCCCCATGTGGGCGGCATTGATCGCCCGCCTGATCGAGGGCAACGGCGGCAAGCCGCTGGGCTTCCTGAATCCGTGGCTGTACGCGGCGCAGCTTTACGGGGATGCCGAGCTGTGCCACCCCATCACGCAGGGCAATAACGGCGCGCCGGACAGCGATGTGGCGTTCGTCGCGCAGGCCGGGGTCCCATGGAATGCCTGCTGCGGGCTGGGGTCGCCGCTAGGGTCGAATATCGCCAAGGCGCTGAAGATCCCGACGTCCGGGACGTGA
- a CDS encoding TRADD-N-associated membrane domain-containing protein, whose translation MDNGNIDIAKWVWVTVVALAALGCVVAALIWANPRSALLRASSADTVSGIRLKRGVAADGASEPADAAFEAGQLSKYYAETLAQSQVAFWFAIASSAIGFFAIIFAATLYTNRGAIFAQTLGGLIMEAVATLAFVQSKNAQQLMMQFFEKLRIDRVHTESRRTVETVKSEEAKDALKIYLSLHYAGVPAAEIIARDIYAVIRPSQIADARRITAIDLAEHPLPGSP comes from the coding sequence ATGGATAACGGCAACATCGATATCGCCAAATGGGTGTGGGTCACCGTCGTGGCGCTTGCCGCCCTGGGCTGCGTGGTCGCGGCGTTGATATGGGCGAATCCACGCAGTGCGCTCCTGCGGGCCAGCTCGGCGGACACCGTATCCGGCATCAGGTTGAAACGCGGCGTCGCGGCCGATGGGGCGTCCGAACCGGCCGACGCCGCGTTCGAAGCCGGCCAGCTCTCCAAGTATTACGCCGAAACGCTCGCGCAATCGCAAGTCGCCTTCTGGTTCGCGATCGCCAGCTCCGCGATCGGCTTCTTCGCCATCATCTTCGCGGCCACGCTTTATACGAATCGCGGGGCGATATTCGCCCAGACCCTCGGGGGATTGATCATGGAAGCCGTCGCCACCCTGGCTTTCGTGCAATCCAAGAACGCCCAGCAATTGATGATGCAGTTTTTCGAGAAGCTGCGCATCGACAGAGTGCACACTGAATCGCGAAGGACGGTCGAGACCGTGAAAAGCGAAGAAGCCAAGGACGCCTTGAAAATCTACTTGTCGCTGCACTATGCGGGCGTGCCGGCGGCGGAGATCATCGCCAGGGACATATATGCGGTCATACGGCCGTCGCAGATAGCAGACGCGCGGCGAATCACGGCGATAGACCTGGCCGAGCATCCCTTGCCCGGCAGCCCCTAG
- the tnpC gene encoding IS66 family transposase — protein sequence MSTASLDHLDAQQLRALAERLMGEVAVRNARIAAHDAVIAERDRVLHFKQTHIDQLTQELALYKRWRYGKRSEQLNAAQASLLEETMDADMAAIEEQVNALREAIAPKPAQPQAPRRMKLPAELPRTDIHHEPASTVCRCGCGMKRIGEDISEKLDYLPGTFTVERHIRGKWVCDKCETLTQAPVPAQVIDKGIATAGLLAQVLVAKFADHLPLYRQEGIFARAGLALPRSTLGEWVGVCGLRLQPLVDALKAEVLGKAVLHADETPVQMLKPGAGKTHKAYLWAYTPTSYDCLRAVVYDFTPSRAGEHCRTFLDDWRGKLVTDDYVGYKAGFAAGIIELGCMAHARRKFHDLHASNQSQIAGQALELFGALYGVERDVADLPADERLRMRQERARPIAQTLHNWLIAQRQRVPDGSGTARAIDYSLKRWEALVRYLDDGHAPIDNNWVENQIRPWAIGRANWLFAGSLRGGQRAAAIMSLIQSARLNGHDPYVYLKDVLTRLPTQKNNRIAELLPHRWTAAT from the coding sequence ATGAGTACCGCATCCCTGGACCACCTTGACGCGCAGCAACTGCGCGCATTGGCCGAGCGCCTGATGGGCGAGGTGGCCGTGCGTAACGCCCGGATCGCGGCTCACGACGCGGTGATCGCCGAGCGGGATCGCGTACTGCACTTCAAGCAGACGCACATCGATCAGCTCACGCAGGAACTGGCGCTGTACAAGCGCTGGCGCTACGGCAAGCGCAGCGAGCAATTGAACGCCGCGCAGGCGAGCCTGCTGGAAGAGACGATGGATGCCGACATGGCGGCCATCGAAGAGCAAGTCAACGCGCTGCGCGAGGCGATCGCGCCCAAGCCCGCGCAGCCGCAAGCGCCGCGACGCATGAAGCTGCCGGCCGAACTGCCGCGCACCGACATCCATCACGAACCCGCCTCTACAGTTTGCCGATGCGGCTGCGGCATGAAGCGCATCGGCGAAGACATCAGCGAGAAGCTGGATTACCTGCCCGGCACCTTTACGGTCGAGCGGCACATCCGCGGAAAATGGGTCTGCGACAAGTGCGAGACGCTCACGCAGGCACCGGTGCCAGCTCAGGTCATCGACAAGGGCATCGCGACGGCGGGGCTCTTGGCGCAGGTGCTGGTGGCGAAGTTCGCCGATCACCTGCCGTTGTATCGCCAGGAAGGCATCTTTGCACGCGCCGGACTGGCGCTGCCGCGCTCGACGCTGGGCGAGTGGGTTGGTGTGTGCGGGTTGCGGCTACAGCCCTTGGTCGATGCGCTGAAGGCCGAAGTACTGGGCAAAGCCGTGCTGCACGCCGACGAGACACCGGTGCAGATGCTCAAGCCCGGGGCAGGCAAGACGCACAAGGCTTACCTGTGGGCCTACACGCCGACCTCCTATGACTGCCTGCGCGCAGTGGTCTATGACTTCACGCCCAGTCGCGCCGGCGAGCACTGCCGCACGTTCCTGGACGACTGGCGCGGCAAGCTGGTGACTGACGATTACGTCGGCTACAAGGCCGGGTTCGCCGCCGGCATCATCGAGTTGGGTTGCATGGCCCATGCCCGGCGCAAATTCCATGACCTGCATGCGAGCAACCAGAGCCAGATTGCCGGCCAGGCGCTGGAATTGTTCGGCGCCCTGTATGGCGTCGAACGTGATGTGGCCGATCTGCCTGCCGACGAGCGGCTGCGAATGCGACAAGAACGCGCGCGGCCGATCGCCCAGACGCTGCACAACTGGTTGATCGCGCAGCGCCAGCGCGTGCCTGACGGATCCGGCACCGCTCGCGCCATCGATTACAGCCTCAAACGCTGGGAGGCGCTCGTGCGCTATCTGGATGACGGCCATGCCCCGATCGACAACAATTGGGTCGAGAACCAGATTCGTCCATGGGCGATCGGGCGTGCGAACTGGTTGTTCGCGGGATCACTGCGCGGCGGCCAGCGCGCGGCCGCCATCATGAGCCTGATCCAGTCGGCGCGACTAAACGGGCATGATCCGTATGTCTACTTGAAGGACGTGCTGACGCGGCTGCCGACGCAGAAAAACAATCGGATCGCCGAACTGCTGCCACATCGGTGGACTGCGGCCACCTGA
- the tnpB gene encoding IS66 family insertion sequence element accessory protein TnpB (TnpB, as the term is used for proteins encoded by IS66 family insertion elements, is considered an accessory protein, since TnpC, encoded by a neighboring gene, is a DDE family transposase.) — MAAVIRVDAIWLATEPLDMRAGTETALARVVAVFGIARPHHAYCFANRRANRMKVLVHDGIGVWLAARRLNRGKFTWAEATHGPHMALDSEQWQALVLGLPWQHVGAAGAISVL, encoded by the coding sequence GTGGCTGCGGTGATCCGGGTCGATGCGATCTGGCTGGCCACCGAGCCGCTGGACATGCGCGCCGGCACCGAGACGGCGCTGGCGCGGGTGGTGGCGGTGTTCGGTATTGCACGCCCGCACCACGCCTACTGTTTCGCAAACCGGCGCGCCAACCGCATGAAGGTGTTGGTGCACGACGGGATCGGCGTGTGGCTGGCCGCGCGCCGGCTGAACCGTGGCAAGTTCACGTGGGCCGAGGCGACCCACGGTCCGCATATGGCGCTGGACAGCGAACAATGGCAGGCGCTGGTGCTGGGCCTGCCCTGGCAGCACGTCGGCGCTGCCGGTGCGATCTCGGTGCTGTAA
- the tnpA gene encoding IS66-like element accessory protein TnpA, giving the protein MTKTELAPLRKRRSYPKTLKAQIVAQCNQPGASIASVALSHGVNANLVHKWIRLASRAPAATPAFLPVVAPALPALGRHIEIRLSRGPVQATVQWPVSEAGACVAWLREWLR; this is encoded by the coding sequence ATGACGAAGACAGAATTAGCGCCGCTGCGTAAACGCCGGTCTTATCCGAAGACGCTGAAGGCGCAGATCGTGGCGCAGTGTAATCAGCCTGGGGCATCCATTGCCAGCGTCGCGCTGTCGCACGGCGTGAACGCGAACCTGGTGCATAAATGGATCCGGCTCGCCAGCCGCGCGCCGGCCGCCACGCCCGCGTTTTTGCCCGTGGTCGCACCGGCGCTGCCGGCACTGGGCCGGCATATTGAAATCCGGCTGTCGCGCGGCCCGGTGCAAGCGACGGTGCAGTGGCCCGTGAGCGAAGCGGGCGCCTGCGTGGCGTGGCTACGAGAGTGGCTGCGGTGA